One window of Campylobacter avium LMG 24591 genomic DNA carries:
- a CDS encoding 3-methyladenine DNA glycosylase — MNGYEIFKALLGLKLEYENFDWLENRSLSEFEILISIILTQNTNWNNVLKALNNLKEARISSLELLDSLDKEKLAILIKPSGFYNTKAKRIKELVSAILSEFKDLQTFKASVDRTWLLNIKGLGFESADSILNYLCKKEILVVDAYTNRLAKALNYEFESYDECREFFESGIEIKQDILCEILGKKCELYELYQIFHALILSFVKKYSKAKSINDEGKAILRGAVGET; from the coding sequence ATGAATGGCTATGAAATTTTCAAGGCTCTTTTAGGCTTGAAGCTTGAGTATGAGAATTTTGACTGGCTTGAAAATCGTTCTTTGAGTGAATTTGAGATATTAATCTCTATTATCCTTACTCAAAACACTAATTGGAATAATGTTTTAAAAGCCCTAAACAACTTAAAAGAAGCTAGGATAAGCAGCCTAGAGCTTTTAGATAGTTTGGACAAAGAAAAACTTGCTATTTTGATAAAGCCAAGCGGCTTTTATAACACTAAAGCAAAGCGTATAAAAGAGCTTGTAAGTGCGATTTTAAGTGAATTTAAGGATTTGCAAACTTTCAAAGCCTCTGTAGATAGGACTTGGCTTTTAAATATAAAAGGACTTGGTTTTGAAAGTGCTGATAGTATACTAAATTATCTTTGTAAAAAAGAAATTTTAGTAGTTGATGCTTATACAAATAGACTTGCAAAAGCCTTAAACTATGAATTTGAAAGCTATGATGAGTGTAGAGAGTTTTTTGAAAGTGGGATAGAAATCAAACAAGATATTTTGTGTGAAATTCTAGGCAAAAAATGTGAGCTTTATGAGCTTTATCAAATTTTTCATGCTTTAATCTTATCTTTTGTGAAAAAATACTCTAAGGCCAAGAGTATAAACGACGAGGGAAAAGCTATACTTCGTGGTGCGGTTGGCGAGACTTGA
- a CDS encoding Mur ligase family protein: protein MLEFKRFLDTKSQLYTGIDRFRAFKLFEKYKQNLDFSQKQTVFHIVGTNGKGSTGRFITQLLEGLNFKVGHFTSPHIFSFNERFFLNGDVASDELLENAHKELKELMKEDLERLSYFEYSNFLAPFIFKDCDFIVLEAGLGGEYDSTSLFKRDISVFTSISYDHIEILGDNLEDIARTKLKTMAKKAVIYEKQDENVLALAKKIACLKASELIFSSLDTDVKKYVKFYVKEYGLPAFLEKNLSLALEALSFYFSKDELIKAMKELKALKLRARCEKIAKNIYIDVGHNEGAARAMCDFFKGKKLNLVCNFFLDKNIFSILSILKPISAKIMLYDYESERKLASDEVFKIAKELDIACEKFTGIKDDELYLVFGSFLLVEKFLKGDF, encoded by the coding sequence ATGCTTGAATTTAAGCGTTTTTTAGATACTAAATCCCAGCTTTATACAGGCATTGATAGGTTTCGTGCCTTTAAGCTCTTTGAAAAATACAAGCAAAATTTAGACTTTAGCCAAAAACAAACCGTTTTTCACATAGTTGGCACAAACGGCAAGGGTAGCACGGGTAGATTTATAACCCAGCTTTTAGAAGGCTTAAATTTCAAGGTAGGGCATTTTACAAGCCCTCATATCTTTTCTTTTAATGAAAGATTTTTTTTAAATGGCGATGTAGCAAGTGATGAGCTTTTAGAAAACGCTCATAAAGAACTTAAAGAGCTTATGAAAGAGGACTTAGAAAGGCTTTCTTATTTTGAGTATTCAAATTTTTTAGCTCCTTTTATCTTTAAAGATTGTGATTTTATAGTGCTTGAGGCCGGACTTGGAGGCGAATATGACAGCACCTCACTTTTTAAAAGAGATATTAGTGTTTTTACTAGCATATCTTACGACCATATTGAAATTTTAGGAGATAATTTAGAAGACATCGCAAGAACAAAGCTTAAAACAATGGCCAAAAAAGCAGTGATTTATGAAAAGCAAGATGAAAATGTTTTGGCACTAGCTAAAAAAATAGCTTGTTTAAAGGCAAGCGAGTTAATATTTTCATCCTTAGATACTGATGTAAAAAAATATGTAAAATTTTATGTAAAAGAATACGGTTTACCCGCTTTTTTAGAAAAAAACCTAAGTTTAGCCTTAGAGGCTCTATCTTTTTATTTTTCTAAAGACGAGCTTATAAAAGCTATGAAAGAGTTAAAAGCCTTAAAACTTAGGGCAAGATGTGAAAAGATAGCTAAAAATATCTATATAGATGTGGGGCACAATGAAGGTGCGGCAAGGGCTATGTGCGACTTTTTCAAAGGAAAAAAGCTAAATTTAGTTTGCAATTTCTTTTTGGATAAAAATATTTTTTCTATATTAAGCATTTTAAAACCTATAAGTGCTAAAATTATGCTTTACGATTACGAAAGCGAGAGAAAACTAGCTTCAGATGAAGTTTTTAAGATAGCTAAAGAGCTTGATATAGCTTGTGAAAAATTTACAGGCATAAAAGATGATGAACTTTATCTTGTTTTTGGTTCTTTTCTTTTGGTTGAGAAATTCTTGAAAGGCGATTTTTGA
- a CDS encoding bactofilin family protein, producing the protein MAIFNKSNVDSGISETTVISSGARIEGQFYFNSILHLDGEINGVVQSQSVVIIGKTGVLKGQLSADKVVVNGVFEGELNADSLEVLAGGLVNGNISINQIAIENGGKFIGNSSFRDGVGSINLIENNNN; encoded by the coding sequence GTGGCAATCTTTAATAAATCTAATGTCGACTCAGGCATCTCAGAAACAACGGTAATTTCATCAGGTGCTAGGATAGAAGGTCAGTTTTATTTTAACTCCATACTTCACTTAGATGGTGAGATTAACGGTGTGGTGCAATCTCAATCTGTAGTTATCATAGGGAAAACAGGCGTTTTAAAAGGACAGCTAAGTGCTGATAAGGTGGTTGTAAATGGCGTGTTTGAAGGCGAGCTAAATGCTGATAGTTTAGAGGTTTTAGCTGGTGGACTTGTAAATGGAAATATAAGCATAAATCAAATAGCCATAGAAAACGGCGGTAAATTTATAGGAAATTCAAGCTTTAGAGACGGAGTAGGTAGCATTAATTTAATAGAAAATAACAATAACTAA
- a CDS encoding sodium-dependent transporter, whose translation MNAKFSKIGFILAVAGSAVGLGNAWKFPTMVGQNGGIGFILLYLLLTLIVGLVIFLAELSIGKLSEKDPVNAYKTLAPSYKNLWGFAGFSMIGAILIVSFYSLVIGWIVKYTLISFSSLPDDIKQSGELFQNFMSEDFTSQFFCFLFVFILMFYIVSKGIKNGIERLNVWLMPILFILLLFMLLYSMSFSGFEKAYHFLIFPELSTIKELGFFEAVFGKINENSVLSALGLAFFSLSLGVGTIITYSASLPDKTNFIQASLVIIFINILIGIMMGFVVFTYVFEFGGEVSQGPGLIFVSLTTLFSNLGSFGNVLAVCFFISLFFAGITSAVSMIEPFALYLINTYNFTRKKALAYIAIVVFVLGVLCILSFMSFTNGSLIFFGTKSVFDILDYLSSNIIMPIGGFCAAIFVGFIMKKEGLKILFSPYMNDFFFSLWYFFLRYISPLAIIIVVINQIYPQLFAYIFAYLKALFIFS comes from the coding sequence TTGAATGCTAAATTTTCTAAGATAGGCTTCATACTAGCAGTGGCTGGATCTGCTGTGGGACTTGGTAATGCGTGGAAATTTCCTACTATGGTGGGGCAAAATGGTGGTATAGGCTTTATACTGTTATATCTTCTCTTAACTCTTATAGTAGGACTTGTTATCTTTTTAGCTGAGCTTAGCATAGGAAAGCTAAGCGAAAAAGATCCGGTAAATGCTTATAAAACTCTAGCACCAAGTTATAAAAATCTCTGGGGCTTTGCTGGTTTTTCTATGATAGGAGCTATCTTAATCGTTTCCTTTTATAGTCTGGTTATAGGCTGGATAGTAAAATACACCTTGATTTCTTTTTCAAGTTTGCCAGATGATATAAAACAAAGCGGCGAACTTTTTCAAAATTTTATGAGCGAGGATTTTACATCGCAGTTTTTTTGCTTTCTCTTTGTTTTTATACTTATGTTTTACATAGTTTCAAAGGGCATTAAAAACGGCATAGAAAGGCTAAATGTCTGGCTAATGCCCATACTTTTCATCTTGCTTTTATTTATGCTACTTTATTCTATGTCTTTTTCTGGCTTTGAAAAGGCTTATCATTTTTTAATCTTTCCTGAGTTAAGCACCATAAAAGAGCTTGGCTTTTTTGAAGCTGTATTTGGTAAGATAAATGAAAATTCAGTGCTTTCTGCACTTGGACTAGCCTTTTTTTCCTTATCCTTAGGAGTTGGCACGATAATAACATATTCAGCCTCCTTACCAGATAAAACAAATTTCATACAGGCAAGCTTGGTGATAATTTTCATAAACATCCTCATAGGCATTATGATGGGCTTTGTGGTATTTACCTATGTTTTTGAATTTGGAGGCGAGGTTTCTCAAGGACCAGGACTTATCTTTGTTTCTTTAACCACGCTTTTTTCTAATCTTGGTAGCTTTGGTAATGTCCTAGCCGTATGCTTTTTTATCTCGCTTTTCTTTGCAGGTATCACATCAGCCGTGTCTATGATAGAGCCTTTTGCACTTTATCTTATAAACACTTATAATTTTACTAGAAAAAAGGCACTTGCTTATATAGCTATAGTTGTTTTTGTGCTTGGAGTGCTATGTATCTTATCCTTTATGAGTTTTACAAATGGCTCTTTAATCTTTTTTGGGACTAAAAGCGTTTTTGATATACTTGATTATCTCTCATCAAATATCATAATGCCAATAGGTGGCTTTTGTGCGGCTATCTTTGTAGGCTTTATTATGAAAAAAGAGGGGCTTAAAATTTTATTTTCTCCATATATGAATGACTTTTTCTTTTCTCTTTGGTATTTCTTTTTAAGATACATATCCCCACTTGCTATAATCATAGTTGTGATAAATCAAATTTATCCTCAGCTTTTTGCTTATATATTTGCTTATTTAAAAGCTTTATTTATTTTTAGCTGA
- a CDS encoding helicase-related protein → MQARLFEFLQEKSASLLLCEDSKEADLLADVCEFLGFKSFILPDFRAEQGDDLRAFLKELFSISEILYSYHNYEDKKILISPIKTVLHKLPGKKHLKPLTLNKKDKFDLQSFKQELLLMGYDFVDIVQDKAELSIRNDIIDIFSVNEQNPIRILFFEDEIESIRYFDINTQKSLQTELDRINICPFLAHFSQDEYESVQDRLKEKDTDVLLNDFVSLGLWCIDDLCDYLELDYYAIKDLQEFDVKDKIIGEAKHFKSLELSSFTRDFFLLNKDKNITVLARNESLVDELNLKEFSNIKYVNSNLVLNIGSAKELIVSLNKKYKAKKAKKASIIIDELSIGDFVVHEDYGIGKFLGLEMIEISGVKKDFVSIAYQGDDKLLLPVENLHLIDKYIASSSSIPILDKLGKGTFVKLKERLKAKLFAIASSIVEMAAKRALIRAKDVRSDEKEELAFIKSANFTYTSDQLKVCEDIRADFKSSKVMDRLLSGDVGFGKTEVAMNAIFTVVKSGYCALFFVPTTLLSQQHYKNLKKRLQAFDIEVLKLDRFTSAKEKKYIAEKLAKNDAFVLVGTHALLNVKCDNLALVVIDEEHKFGVKQKEKLKEFSQNAHILSMSATPIPRSLNQALSSIKSYSTLQTPPNDRLDVRTFVKEKNESLIKEAILRELRRAGQIFYIHNHIASIQSCKKDLLELFPNLRILILHSKIDAKSTEEEMLKFEDKQYDLLLCTSIVESGIDLPNVNTIIVEQANRFGIADLHQLRGRVGRSDRQGYCYFLIDDKKSLKEDALKRLASLESNSFLGAGSILAYHDLEIRGGGNLLGVDQSGHIEQIGYSLYIKMLEDEINALSKGKDVELSKVDLKLNINAFLNEDLISEDRLRLELYRRLSKCELVSDVYEIAGEIEDRFGKLDKFTKNFLDLIIIKILAKDRYLLISSYDDNIQFVDMNSQKIVLKAKSKDDGDVLAFILEKLRNERGLNGLAKV, encoded by the coding sequence ATGCAAGCTAGGCTTTTTGAATTCTTACAAGAAAAATCAGCCTCTTTGTTACTTTGCGAAGATAGCAAGGAGGCGGATTTACTTGCTGATGTGTGTGAATTTCTTGGCTTTAAATCTTTTATTTTGCCTGATTTTCGTGCCGAGCAAGGCGATGATTTAAGAGCCTTTTTAAAAGAACTTTTTTCTATATCTGAAATTTTATATAGCTATCATAATTATGAGGATAAAAAAATTCTCATATCCCCAATCAAGACAGTTTTGCATAAACTTCCAGGCAAAAAACACCTAAAACCTCTCACCTTAAACAAAAAAGATAAATTTGATTTGCAAAGCTTTAAACAAGAGCTTTTGCTAATGGGCTATGACTTTGTCGATATTGTTCAAGATAAGGCAGAGCTTAGCATTAGAAATGATATTATAGATATTTTTAGTGTAAATGAGCAAAATCCTATTAGAATTTTATTTTTTGAAGATGAGATAGAAAGTATCAGGTATTTTGATATAAACACTCAAAAATCTCTTCAAACAGAGCTTGACCGCATTAATATTTGTCCGTTTTTAGCTCATTTTTCTCAAGATGAGTATGAGAGTGTGCAAGATAGATTAAAAGAAAAAGATACTGATGTTTTGCTTAATGACTTTGTCTCGCTTGGTTTGTGGTGTATAGATGATTTGTGCGATTATTTAGAGCTTGATTATTACGCTATCAAGGATTTGCAAGAATTTGATGTAAAAGATAAGATTATAGGCGAGGCAAAGCATTTTAAGTCCTTAGAGCTAAGTTCTTTTACTAGAGACTTCTTTTTGCTTAATAAGGACAAAAATATCACCGTGTTAGCGCGAAATGAAAGTCTTGTTGATGAGCTAAATTTAAAAGAATTTAGCAATATCAAGTATGTTAATAGCAATCTTGTGCTTAATATAGGCTCGGCCAAAGAACTCATCGTATCTTTAAACAAAAAATACAAGGCTAAGAAAGCAAAAAAAGCAAGTATCATCATAGACGAGCTTAGTATCGGGGATTTTGTAGTGCATGAGGATTACGGTATTGGCAAGTTTTTGGGACTTGAGATGATTGAAATTTCAGGCGTTAAGAAAGATTTTGTAAGCATTGCTTATCAAGGAGATGATAAGTTATTATTGCCTGTTGAAAATTTGCACCTAATAGACAAATACATAGCTTCAAGCTCTAGCATTCCTATACTTGATAAGCTTGGAAAAGGTACTTTTGTAAAGCTTAAAGAAAGGCTTAAGGCAAAGCTTTTTGCCATAGCTTCAAGTATAGTTGAAATGGCTGCAAAACGGGCTTTAATCCGTGCAAAAGATGTAAGAAGTGACGAAAAAGAAGAGCTTGCCTTCATAAAAAGTGCGAATTTTACCTACACTAGCGATCAGCTCAAGGTCTGCGAAGATATTAGAGCTGATTTTAAAAGCTCAAAGGTTATGGATAGGCTTTTAAGCGGAGATGTGGGCTTTGGCAAGACTGAAGTTGCTATGAATGCTATTTTTACGGTTGTTAAAAGCGGCTACTGTGCTTTATTTTTCGTGCCAACTACGCTTTTATCTCAACAGCACTATAAAAATTTAAAAAAACGTTTGCAAGCCTTTGATATAGAGGTTTTAAAACTTGATAGATTTACTAGTGCAAAGGAGAAAAAATACATCGCAGAAAAGCTAGCCAAAAACGATGCCTTTGTGCTCGTAGGAACGCACGCACTTTTAAATGTGAAATGCGATAATTTAGCCCTTGTTGTCATAGATGAGGAGCATAAATTTGGTGTAAAACAAAAGGAAAAACTAAAAGAATTTTCACAAAATGCACACATATTGTCTATGTCGGCTACTCCTATACCAAGGAGTTTAAATCAAGCTCTAAGCTCTATCAAATCATACAGCACCTTGCAAACTCCACCAAATGATAGGCTGGATGTAAGAACCTTTGTTAAAGAAAAAAACGAAAGCTTGATAAAAGAGGCTATATTAAGAGAGCTAAGAAGAGCAGGGCAAATTTTTTACATACATAATCACATAGCAAGCATACAGTCTTGCAAAAAGGATTTGTTAGAGCTTTTTCCAAATTTAAGAATTTTGATACTTCACTCAAAGATAGATGCCAAGAGTACGGAAGAGGAAATGCTTAAATTTGAGGATAAGCAGTATGATTTGCTACTTTGTACAAGCATAGTTGAAAGCGGCATAGACCTACCTAATGTAAACACCATAATCGTAGAACAAGCAAATAGATTTGGCATAGCTGATTTGCACCAACTAAGGGGCAGAGTAGGGCGAAGCGACAGGCAGGGGTATTGTTATTTTTTAATAGACGATAAAAAAAGTTTAAAAGAGGATGCTTTAAAACGATTGGCCTCCTTAGAGAGTAATTCGTTCTTAGGGGCTGGTTCTATACTAGCTTATCATGATTTAGAAATAAGAGGTGGCGGGAATTTGCTTGGAGTTGATCAAAGTGGCCATATAGAGCAAATCGGATATTCCCTTTACATCAAAATGCTAGAAGATGAGATAAATGCACTTAGCAAGGGAAAGGATGTTGAGCTTAGCAAGGTGGATTTAAAATTAAATATCAATGCTTTTTTAAATGAGGACTTAATAAGCGAGGATAGGCTTCGCCTCGAGCTTTACAGGAGGCTTAGCAAGTGTGAGTTAGTAAGTGATGTGTATGAGATAGCAGGAGAAATCGAGGATAGGTTTGGCAAACTAGATAAATTTACAAAAAATTTCTTAGATTTAATCATAATTAAAATTCTAGCAAAAGATAGGTATTTGCTAATTAGCAGCTATGATGATAACATACAATTTGTGGATATGAATTCGCAAAAAATTGTACTCAAGGCTAAAAGCAAGGACGATGGGGATGTTTTAGCTTTTATCTTGGAAAAACTAAGGAATGAAAGAGGTTTAAATGGACTGGCAAAGGTATGA
- a CDS encoding ATP-binding protein produces MDWQRYEAAIFRARKESLKPVEEIDEIYFKDLLGLDRQKEALYQNTLNFIEGKEAHHSLLWGAKGCGKSSLVRAVFCELKHKNLRLVELCKDDLSFLVDIIDELRKESYKFIIFCDDLSFEENDNTYKFLKPLLDGSIEKIPSNILFYASSNRRHLLKEKQSDNDDVSFSNEDLHLGDSIDEKLSLSDRFGLWISFYQGNFDEYLNVVDFYFKDFKGDKKELHAKAKEFSMLRASRSGRTAKQFFIAFKDILK; encoded by the coding sequence ATGGACTGGCAAAGGTATGAGGCTGCTATTTTTAGAGCTAGAAAAGAGAGTTTAAAGCCTGTAGAGGAGATAGATGAGATTTATTTTAAGGATCTTTTAGGGCTTGATAGACAAAAAGAAGCCCTTTATCAAAATACCTTAAATTTCATAGAGGGCAAAGAAGCCCATCATAGCTTGCTTTGGGGTGCTAAAGGTTGTGGCAAATCAAGTCTTGTTAGAGCTGTTTTTTGCGAATTAAAACATAAGAATTTAAGGCTTGTAGAGCTTTGCAAAGATGATTTAAGCTTTTTAGTAGATATAATAGATGAGCTAAGAAAAGAAAGCTATAAATTTATAATATTTTGCGATGATTTATCCTTTGAAGAAAATGATAATACCTATAAATTCCTAAAACCACTACTGGATGGAAGCATAGAAAAAATCCCTTCCAATATCTTATTTTACGCTTCCTCAAACAGAAGACATTTGCTAAAAGAAAAGCAAAGTGATAATGATGATGTAAGTTTTAGCAATGAAGATTTACATTTAGGCGATAGCATAGATGAAAAGCTTTCTTTAAGTGATAGATTTGGGCTTTGGATAAGTTTTTATCAAGGAAATTTTGATGAATATTTAAATGTAGTTGATTTTTATTTCAAGGATTTTAAGGGAGATAAAAAGGAACTTCACGCAAAGGCAAAGGAATTTTCTATGCTTAGGGCCTCGCGTTCTGGTCGCACAGCAAAGCAGTTTTTTATAGCCTTTAAGGATATATTAAAATGA
- a CDS encoding F0F1 ATP synthase subunit C, whose protein sequence is MKKVLFLTFALAAVAFANTGADADVMNGWIKAFSVLAAGLGLGVAALGGAIGMGNTAAATIAGTARNPGLGGKLMTTMFIALAMIEAQVIYALVISLIVLYANPFGPF, encoded by the coding sequence ATGAAAAAAGTTTTGTTTTTAACATTTGCTTTAGCTGCTGTTGCTTTTGCAAATACAGGTGCAGATGCTGATGTGATGAATGGCTGGATAAAAGCTTTCTCAGTTTTAGCTGCTGGTCTTGGACTTGGTGTTGCTGCTCTTGGTGGTGCCATTGGTATGGGTAACACAGCTGCTGCTACTATAGCTGGAACAGCTAGAAATCCTGGTCTTGGCGGAAAGCTTATGACTACTATGTTTATCGCCTTAGCTATGATAGAAGCTCAAGTTATCTACGCTTTGGTTATCTCTCTTATCGTTCTTTACGCAAATCCTTTTGGACCTTTCTAA
- a CDS encoding M23 family metallopeptidase — translation MKHKRLLNKFTITITDINGSRHFYLSQIVKKIALYVASFIILVLVVSVLYIRYLDNKVDELSKKEQELVQRSKDLIIANEEMQKSVAQKAEEYASINEQLAAFEEQLGLNVDNKLSLTQRMENLNLTNEQQVGVLMQIPNGWPIKNIGISGNYGWRQHPVLDRREFHAGIDLRAAEGTPVYAPANAVVEFSGWNNNGYGYTVILLHNYGFKTVYAHLERRQVVQAGQFVKKGQHIAYSGNTGMSTGPHLHYEVRFINKTLEPLYFMNLSRVNMDKFFKQERRIPWQSLINLMSTQASQKQR, via the coding sequence ATAAAACATAAAAGACTTTTAAATAAATTTACTATAACCATCACGGATATCAACGGTTCTAGGCATTTTTATCTAAGTCAGATAGTCAAAAAAATTGCTCTTTATGTAGCCTCCTTTATTATACTTGTTTTAGTAGTTTCTGTGCTTTACATAAGGTATTTGGATAATAAAGTGGATGAGCTTAGCAAAAAAGAACAAGAACTCGTGCAAAGAAGCAAGGATTTAATAATAGCAAATGAGGAAATGCAAAAAAGCGTAGCGCAAAAAGCAGAGGAATACGCCTCGATTAATGAGCAATTAGCCGCCTTTGAGGAGCAGCTAGGACTTAATGTGGATAATAAATTAAGTCTAACTCAAAGAATGGAGAATTTAAACCTAACCAACGAACAGCAAGTTGGGGTTTTAATGCAAATTCCAAATGGCTGGCCTATTAAAAACATAGGAATTTCTGGAAATTACGGCTGGAGACAGCACCCGGTTTTAGATAGAAGGGAATTTCACGCTGGCATAGACTTAAGAGCAGCTGAGGGCACTCCTGTTTATGCGCCTGCGAATGCAGTTGTGGAGTTTTCGGGCTGGAACAATAACGGCTATGGATATACTGTTATTTTGCTGCATAACTACGGCTTTAAGACTGTTTATGCACATTTAGAAAGAAGGCAAGTGGTTCAGGCAGGTCAGTTTGTAAAAAAGGGGCAGCACATAGCGTATTCTGGAAATACAGGTATGTCAACAGGACCGCATTTGCACTATGAGGTTCGTTTCATAAACAAAACCTTAGAGCCTTTGTATTTCATGAATTTAAGCAGGGTAAATATGGATAAATTTTTTAAACAAGAAAGGAGAATTCCGTGGCAATCTTTAATAAATCTAATGTCGACTCAGGCATCTCAGAAACAACGGTAA
- a CDS encoding sodium-dependent transporter, whose amino-acid sequence MNTFSKIGFVLSVAGGAIGLGNAWKFPTLVGENGGFFFVLLYLFFAIFVGLALFLAELAMGRLSGSDLANAYESLAVKNGKKWRFAGLSMLTGIFVLSFYLVVMAWALRYMWVSLFYLPSSLYEAKIDFQNLISTELYSSFLFFIISFLLTIFIVSKGIIKGIERLNLILMPTLFIMLLFLLFYCFSFEKGFSQAFSYLFYPKLENLSFSSALNALGLALFTLCLGIGCIVTYSASLNSKTNFITSSLVVVFLNVLISLLMGLIVFTFIFEFDVKVDEQGSSLVFISLMSLFYNLGYLGNFLAFYFFLALFLAGISSAVSMIEPLTFYLINEYKFSRKKALFFLSFLVFALSCACILSINKDFSSFFSFFSYDFFTILDKFSSNILLPLGSLLVAIFVGFFVDVKKIYKLFSKFMSKKVFKIWLFCLRFVAVFAILITMIYQIFV is encoded by the coding sequence TTGAATACCTTTAGCAAGATAGGTTTTGTTTTATCAGTAGCTGGTGGAGCCATAGGGCTTGGAAACGCTTGGAAATTTCCAACCCTAGTTGGCGAAAATGGTGGCTTTTTCTTTGTTTTGCTTTATCTTTTCTTTGCTATTTTTGTAGGTTTAGCTCTCTTTTTAGCTGAACTTGCTATGGGTAGGTTAAGTGGAAGTGATTTAGCAAATGCTTATGAGAGTTTAGCTGTAAAAAATGGCAAAAAATGGCGTTTTGCCGGTCTTTCTATGCTTACAGGTATCTTTGTTTTATCCTTTTACCTTGTGGTTATGGCTTGGGCTTTAAGATATATGTGGGTCTCACTTTTTTATCTTCCAAGCAGCTTATATGAGGCTAAAATAGATTTTCAAAATCTTATAAGCACAGAGCTTTACTCATCTTTTTTGTTTTTTATCATATCTTTTTTACTTACTATCTTTATAGTTTCAAAGGGCATAATAAAGGGCATTGAAAGGCTAAATTTAATCCTAATGCCAACACTTTTTATAATGCTTTTATTTTTGCTATTTTATTGCTTTAGCTTTGAAAAAGGTTTTTCACAGGCATTTTCTTATCTTTTTTATCCAAAGTTAGAAAATCTAAGCTTTAGCTCAGCCTTAAATGCTTTGGGTCTAGCACTTTTTACCCTATGTCTTGGCATAGGTTGCATAGTAACTTACTCAGCTTCCTTAAACTCAAAGACAAATTTCATAACTAGCTCACTTGTGGTAGTTTTTTTAAATGTCTTAATATCTCTTTTAATGGGACTTATAGTTTTTACCTTCATCTTTGAATTTGATGTCAAAGTAGATGAGCAAGGCTCTTCACTTGTCTTTATATCCTTAATGAGCTTGTTTTATAATCTAGGCTATCTTGGAAATTTCTTAGCCTTTTACTTCTTTTTAGCTCTTTTTTTAGCAGGTATTAGCTCTGCTGTGTCTATGATAGAACCACTTACCTTTTATCTTATCAATGAGTATAAGTTTTCTAGAAAAAAAGCCTTATTTTTCTTGTCTTTTTTGGTTTTTGCCTTATCTTGTGCTTGTATTTTGTCTATAAATAAAGATTTTTCAAGCTTTTTTAGCTTTTTTTCTTATGATTTTTTTACTATCTTAGATAAATTTAGCTCAAATATCTTGCTTCCTTTGGGAAGTTTGCTAGTCGCTATCTTTGTTGGTTTTTTTGTTGATGTGAAAAAAATTTATAAACTTTTTTCTAAATTTATGTCTAAAAAAGTATTTAAAATTTGGCTGTTTTGCCTTAGATTTGTGGCTGTTTTTGCAATTTTGATAACTATGATTTATCAAATTTTTGTCTAA